The stretch of DNA ccgcagccgctgaCCCGCAACAGCCCCAGCCGCCGCCCGTGCtcgccgaagccgccgccgccgccgtcctgcgcCGATTGCCACCCTTCCCACCTACCAGCGCGTGCCCCCGCCGCGCAGGCCCCCGATTCGGCTAGGGCGGCGCCAGATCCGTGGCCCAGAGTCACCGCCACCGTGGGGCGGCCCGCGCCGAGGAGCCGAGGCGCCCTCGAAATCTCGCCGCCCGCGCGAGATCCTCCGCTCCTCCACGGGGGGAAGCCTCGCCGCCGCACACCTCGAGGCCCGCATGACTTCCGGCGGCCCCTCTGGCAGTGGTgaggtggaggagggagggggatgggagaagcggcggcggcgctaggttcCGCTGGAGCCGCCTGTGCTAGCCCAGGAAGAAATATGTCTTCGGTTAGCCCAGGTGAGGATTGAATCCCGGCTCAATCCAGCTGAACCCCGTCCTCACCCAGTGCTCGTCAGTATATATCTTTTTCTAGATTATGACTACAGCTAAAAGAGTTATACACAAAtacaaaaaaaactataaaacaaagagaGAAACCTAGAAGACTAAGTTTCAAACTTTTTCTTCGTTCCCACTTCAACTTTACAATACATCGACATGTACCAATCTAACATATCACTTGCTTGCTTaaaagtttgatattcagatgGTCTGTGGCTTGCCcttttcacataaacctctatCTGGCGCAAGGGTAAGAGGAAACGTCAACATCACCTCCAAGAAGGAAATGGCATCAAACGATGTCACCAATGTCGACGCCAACACTACGTCGGACAAGAATTTTCTCAAACGGTTTCTCGTATGACCCGACAATCATGACCTGCAAATACAATAGCACATCGATAAAGTCTCCGGCGAGGAAATCCCTACAAAATGCAGCACCATTATTGTCGGCCGGCATGATGCCGGCTGAGATTTCTTCTTGTGCTCACCGAACTCAGTCCGCGCGCCAGCACCAGTTGCCAGCTTAACAACGTCTCTTCGCACCGTAAGCCACCTGCGCACAGTGCCGCTGCCCGCGCTCACGGTGATGCGGACCACGGCCGCCTGGTGGGGGGCCGCCACCAGCAAGCTCGTCAGTATATATCTGGCCCCCTCCAGAACAAACAATGATAGGAAAACCCCGGCCCGTCCTTCTCGTAGGAGGTGGCGGGACGGACGACCGAGCTTGCAGGAGAGTGTGGCGTGTAATACCCCAACCCATTAGTGTTTTGGTACCCGTTGTGGCTCATGAGTTCCGGTTGTTGGTTTAGTAGTCCCATGTTGCTTATTTAAATAGGTTTGTGTCAGCTTATAAGCCTTCGTGATTCGGGTTAACCTTTCTATATATGTGAACCCGTTCCATGTGGGAGCCAGGCCATAAGCAGATTTTGAGCAGAGGTTGTTATAGATGGTATTCAGAGCGAGTACTCTTGGTTGCACGAGCGCATGAGTGTTGACCCATCGAGGGGACATGGCGCGCCAATCATCGCCACCACCCAATCGGTGGCAAACCGAGCACCGCATACCTTCACTATACTATAGCCCAATAAGATCcaatagcaataaagcccactAGGATTACAAAagtaaaaaaatcataattttAAATTAGGTATCAAAACTAGATTCTGATTGCATCATTATGTTTCCTATGATGatatcttcaaaataagacTACAATTGACCTATTTgaatgaaaaaaatttggaaccattttctTAAAATGATGAAACAATTTTTTTGAACCTTGAACAATTGTTTCAGCTTCATAATAATTTGTTCCACCATCAGAAAAATGCTCCACATAAAAATTATCTTAAAATGTAGTCTTTTTTCGAAGATCTCGTCAAGAGGCTCACatggtgtgtttagttcgcgaaaagtttgcgaaaaaattgctgtagcacgtttcggttttatttggcaactattgtccaatcatggagtaattggtctcaaaagattcgtctcgtcatttacaaccaaactgtgtaattagttatattttttaactacatttagtaatatatatatatatcgtaaAATTCGATGCGATGTACGtcagtgaaaatttttggaaatttttcgcggaactaaacacagccatagtGGTGCGATCAGAATTTATTCGTACACCAAATTTGGAAACTACGAGTTCTTTTTCTTGGAATTGAAGAAGTTGCACACTTTTCGAGATGAGGGCCAGGCTGACGTGCTACGATCCGGGAGCACATGAGCTTGGGGAGGGGAGTACACCGCACATGTGGTGTCACTGGTCTCCCGACGTGCATTCGAGAGGGTATGTACGGCCAGTCTCGCATAAGTTTTACGAGCACAGTTAATTAGACTGAAAATTAAGTAATTATGTCAGATAAGTTTTATGATAATAAAATTCTGCTAACATCTCATAAAACTCTTTTATTCTCTCTCCTTACTATGTCAACAAAAATGATGGTATTTAATGTCGCGAAATTCTCCATAAAACTCTATTGAGACCGGCCTAATACCCCACTTAGTATTCTGGTTTCTGTCCGTTGCTGTCCATATGCTCTGGTTTAATAacttaattaaaaaaatatgttcAGGTTTGGTGTTTCAATCCCGTCTTGCTATTTGAATAGGCTTGGGCAAGCTTAGAGCAGCTTCAGCGTGCGGTTTTGAAGGGTTGCTAACGGTTGCCAGAGAAAGATTTCTTGCTGCCACACGCTGGAGGAGGGGGCGCTCCACAGCACCACCGCTCTGTTTTGCATCTAGTGCTCCAAATAAAATAACATGCGGTTTGCGGGAAGGAAACAGCTAGAGATAGAGAACAGAGATGGGGATGATTTTTTTATTGGATAGAGCTCCACCGCTTGGACTAAATACTGGACTACGTGTGACTCTGAAGCTCCTACGTGACGTGTCCAAACACTTAGATTTTTTCCTCAACATACGCTGCCCCTGCTCTTAAAAACCCTTGTGATCTCAAACATATCAATTCATTCTATATTTCTATACATTATTCGTACctgatttttttagattacacagtacaacgcagacactcacaatgcacgcacactcacatcctatgaatacacgtacgcaaatcctacccctatgagcatctttaaagactgagccggcaaatcctcgagactgagccggcaaatcctcgagattaacGAAGTTGCCACAGGCGCTTCGCTGTCGACGgaaacgtcgcctaccactgaatgcacaacgccgttaaattCCAAAATATTTGCTCTCatgggagtcgaacccaggacctcaggtgctaccgagactcttgtaaccactaggctacaagCCCCTTCGCTTATTCGTACCTGATTGCACTACTTGATAATCAGATCTTAACATGCCCAGCCTTTCTAGACCTATATTACTATACATTATTCCTAATAAAAGTGTAAGAGAGGTGAATATACATTCGTGGACCTATTTCGAGCAATAATACACGCGGCGTGTGGAGGGTAGGTCAATTACACATAGGGGTTCTATGTGCCGCTGGCCCGCTGCTGAGCCCGGCATACGCCGCGGCGGTTTTCGACGGCCACCAGGGGAGCGGCGCTGCCCATTTGTCGGGTGGCCTGCGTTAGTTCCTTGGAGAGGCTCttgaaggttttttttttcgtttctgCATTCTTGGAACTGATAAGAGGGTGATATGTCGTGTCTAAGCATCTGGCTCAATTCTTAAAGGGTTCTTCATTGTTTGGTAATCAGTGTTGCTGCTACATACAGATTACACCAAACTGTTATGATTGCTGAACGCAAAAAATTAGAGTAAAATTCACGGCGAGTCCCTAAACTTGTCACGGTTGTCATCGTGGTCCCTGAACTCTCAAAATGCCATTTTTGTGTCACCATTCTTGAATCGGATTCGAGCAGCCATCCAAATCCGCACCCGACCCGGTCTTGTTGCCAACGTGGCCGCCACCTGGACGCGACGTGACTTGGCGCCCGCTAAAATAACCGGTTCCATCCGTTCGGCTCGTCCCCCCCCcattcgccgccgcgccgttccCCGTCCTTCCCCTCCCGCCCTGTCGCCGTCCGCGtcgttctcgccgccgccccagccagCCGCGACGTCTGCGCATAGTGCCTCCACGACCGCCTGCTCGCGCTCGTCGCCGCATAGAATGAGGTGTCCTCGCCGGAGGAAGCGGCCGACATCGGTGAACTTCCAGGAGCGGCAGTGGTGGAGTGAGGCGCTGGAGATGAGCAGGTGGAGCGGCAATGGGCGAAGCTCCCTCAACACGGCATCTGGCGGGTGCCTCCGCTCCTTGCCGCTGCCATAGAGGACGATGACTGCTGCGTCCGCAAAGCCATCAACGGTAGCGAGCAGCGGCCAGCAAGCGCATGAATCCAATCGAATCGATTTGTGGCAGGCCTTGTGGATTCGATTTTCTTCTCAAAAGAGTTCAGACAGGGATTGGATTGCTAGAACGGTTGCATCGATTTGGACTTGGGGATTTGGACCAGGGAGTTTTCGATAGCAGCAGCAAGAACTTGAGGAGCCGGAGCGGCGCGTGGCGGCGTGGGCCTGCAGTAGGGGGGCGGCGTGCACAAGGAGCTGGGGAGGCACGCGCGAATCCAGGCGGCGTCCAGGCGGGCCGGCACGgaaccggcggcgcgcgggaggcgGAGCGGCCAGTGCGGGctcgcgggctcgtccaggcgGCGCCAGCACAGAGCAGCGGCTCCGACTGCTCTTCCATTGCTGCCGCCACAAGCTCCTTCTCCGACGCCGACCACTGCCGATTCGTCCTCTCCGGTGAGCCCATTGGTCGACTCCACGCACCCacagctcctcctccctcccctctacCCGTTTGAGCCCTCACTCGGTCCTTTGCCTCGTCATGCAGAGCTCCCGGCGTCGAAGCTccatccgccgcccgccgttATCCACCCTGCGCCCGGCCGGTGAGGCTCGCTGCACCCCGCACGGCCCATGCGCGCGCCATCCCTgcccccgctcgccgccgctggtcCGGCGCTGGCCCATGCGTGCGCCATCCCTGCCCCTGctcgccgctggccgccgctggtccggcgccggcgccggccttgCCGCGCCGTGCGCGCCACGCGAGGCCTCGCCGCGCACTGACTGCGCACGGACGGAACCGGCTATTTTAGCTGGCACCAAGCCACGTCGCGTCCAGGTGGCGGACACGTTGGCTAAAAGACCGGGTCGGGTGCGAGTTTGGATGGCTGCTCAAACCCGATTCAAGAATGGGGACTCAAAAATAGCATTTCGGGAGTCCAGGGACCGCGATGACACCTCGTCAGTGAAAGGACCtcggatgtcgcctagaggtgGGGTGAATCGGCGTTTCAATAAATTCTGCAAATTATAACACTTAAAACAAATTGTCAGCACACTGAtccgtcagaccggtctaacacttAGATGCTGAACAGACAAaccaactggtcagaccggttggggtgaccggtcagaccggtcacacgcAAAACCTGCATAAGATCAGAGTTTCTCCCCTCCTCATGCTCTAGCACTAAGACAACTTGGTGTAGTGTTCCTGCAGGTGAATATAGATGTATTGCAAGtccctgcacacacagaaacaacacaCCAAAGTAGATCGATGCGGAATTATAAAACAAATGCTAGAACTCAaagtagtgaggcaaaccacaaaggagacacaaggatttgtttcccggagttcagattcaccactgtgaatcctacgtctccgttgagaaaCTCGTTGGGTGTGAGTCTCTTtcaactcgatcccttgagttggGTCTCTTTCAACCACTTCCCCGAttccactatcttgatcctttccaccaagggggcaagatcacgcccgcacagacttgccgctgctcaccacaatgtTGGGAGCTAGCCGACGACGCCTAGCCGTTTAGGAGGCAAACCTTCAAGAGTAGCAAATGCAAACTTTGAATGCTTTCACGAATCTTGAGTGCTCAAGCTATGAGTACTCACTTGCTGCTCAAAATGCAGCTCTCACAATGCTCTATAATCTCACACTTGCTCAATCTCTCAATCCAATCCAAagatatgcaatctaaatggctcaactcacaaagagtgttgaGGAGAGCTAGCTGGTCAAAAAAATGCTTTATGAAGCTCAAGAAAGGTCAGGGAACCAGCAGCCCTCGAAGGAGAGGgctgaggggtataaataccccacaCTCTAAAACTAGCCATTGTAACTGtcagcacagaccggtcagaccgatctgttcaaacaactagccgttagccccagaccggtcagatcggacCGGTCTGGGTCAGAGAAGCCCAAACCTAAGTCTAGGAGTCCTACTTGGTCCACCAAGTTAACACTTGATCATCCAAGTAGCACAAAGTTAGTTCTCAGAGGTTTCCTCTTAGGATTCTCACTTGGGGtgacctatgagcacttttAATCATGTCCTACAATCAATATTGCATCCCTTTTGATAGTACGGCgtacctatactcaagattaaacATTAAACACAAATCAACCACTTGAGGCTTGAATTACTTTAACTTTGCCATACTTTGATTTTTTTCAACTTTGGGATTCCAACATTGTATAATATTTTcttgagcaaatccatacttgagctagtgacttagagtTCCAAATCGTTTGCAAAACTGTCCTTGAATACTCAAgtcactcaaataaaatattttgatgcattgcattgcttctctCAATCAAGGTTTGGATATGATACTTCAAACACCCCACGGatactagcacttcaccttagcaCTTGCACAGATGGTAAGCTGTCGCTTCACCAAAGCTTGCCTAGTCCCTCGCACTAATCATCTCGGTtggcttcttcatcacttacaCTTGCCATGTTGAGCTAAACTTTGGGCATCAACAATGAATTTCATATCTCATTCTTGTATcttcaattctttttcttgcattgtaataaattttttttgatctTTTGAGACAAAGTATACTTCACTTTGACAAGCCAAATTTAGAAACCATCATATAACGCATGAACACttgtttctatctttgcttcaTACTGTGCTTATCTTTGCTTTATAACCATAAATGACAACCATATTCTAAGCATTGCAAGCTTCAAAATATAAGACCAATATGTAGCACATAAGTGTATGTCTTCTCTTTTTGTTTAACTCCATGAAGCCTTGCAATAAAACTTTTaactatttttatatctcacatgTTCTTCAAATATATCAAGCCATGAATAGAAACCATAACTTGTAATTGCATGAATACTTGTTTCTCATTTTTCATCACAACATGCTTGACTTTGTTCAATAAGctctcttttatttgattccttGATACATGAGTCATTACATAAATTGATATACAAATAAATCTATGCTCATGATATCTCAAATAAAGTGTTAGTCCTTTCATCATGTTGTTattcaattcaccaaaacccattaggggcctagatgcactttcagtgacaagtttagggacccgcCGTGAATTTTACTCCATAAAATTATCTCCTGCAATTGCTGCAGTAGTAGGAGATTATGTTATGTCTTAAGAGATATTCACTTCATGATTTTTCAGTTTTTGTTGCTGCATGTACTAAATAATTGGGCAATTGTATTGGGCCTCAACCGTCCTTTCAACAGGCAAGGTAAGATTTCAGTTCGACAGGAACTCTGTTTTGTGTTTGAACTCGGAATGATCAGTGATATGATATACCTGCACATTATTATCTCCCTCACGTCATTGCAGTTCGCAACTCACAATTCATTTCTGTCAGGCCTGTGTTACTTAAAACGGCAGCTGTTGGTGTTGCATATTTGTACTTCACTTAAATGTATAGTCATATAGTTTGCGTGCAAATACTCCTAGACGTTCAGTCGGCTAATTTTCATGTCAGTCTCTTACCTTTTTATGCCACTCTTCTTTAGCTGCAATTGCAGTGTAATAGTCTCAGTTGGCCCTCTAACCGTGTTTCCTGCTTCAGTTAGTTGTCAGTGGAAAAGCTTGCCCTTCTCTTATCATATAAGCATTCTACTGGTTTTAGGGTAATTTGATAGAATTATTCCAGAAATTCTCTCAGTGCCTACTCATTAATTCTTAAAAATTACAATGTAATCTACGATGAAGTTTCAtacactctgttcgctgtgctgttgctggtggctggtgctgatttgttgtgagagaaaagtactcctggctggctggtggctgctaGTTGGTGCTGGCTTGGtctgagagaaaaacactgttggctggttgcagcgaacagagtgataactgaaattttttttacctCATTTTGTTAGTCAATGATCAGTATGGACTTGCTGCATCAGATCTCGCTATACCCACTTTTGCTATTCTTTCTTGCTCAAGCCCTACTAGTGAAATGGGTATGGAGGATGACATGTCTTGTGAACTTTAGCCAGCCACAATAATAGAAGAGTGTGTGCGCgtgtgctgctggtggtggtggtgtgtgtgtggggccGGGGGGGGATATTTGGCTGCTTACCACTAAAATTTCACTTTCCCCAATTTGTTCATGTCTACAATGATCCTAACTTCTATGTAAAGGATTGTTGGGTTGAGGGGGAATGGGATATACAATTTAGAAGATCTTTTGGGAGCATTGAACTTGAGGAATGGGGAGAAGTGGAGAACTAATGCAAACTCTGGGTGATGCTCACTTAAATGATAAACCGATAAGCTATTTTGGGTAGGGGAGAATTCTGGCCAATACTCGACTAGATCAATGTATAGGATGTTGACCCTTAATGGGGTGATCTCTAAGCGAATAGAAAAGTTCGGACAAATAGAATGCCACTTAAGCCCTAGATTTTACTTTGGTTAATAATTCTACAAAACAAAATCCAAGTACGCGTGAACCTAAAAAAGAGAAACGGGAAAGGTGATACCAATTGCCTTTTATGTAGGGTGCCAGAATCAATAGATCATCTTTTCTTTGTGTCATGAGTAGATCCTTGTGGAGTGCCTTCAAGAAATCTTTGCAATGGGATTCAGTCCCTGCGGATCTGCAacacttttttcttcttcttcttggagaAGTGGATCCCTCTGGGGGCTCATAAGTACaatgtaaaattatttattttttatgtgtTTTTGTGGATGATCTGGAATAGCTGAAACAAGATGAGGATGGAAAAGAAGTTCATTCTTTCGACTAACGAATTGTTCTACAATTTTTTTGCCCTCTTGCAGAGTCTCCTGACGCTCACTGCCTGAGTGAAATGACGAATCGGCTGAAAGCTTGGCTTCTGTTTCCTTTGAATGGTGGACACtttggggctgtttggttgggtGGCTAACCTCTAGCCAGGCTTGTATAATGCACCATGAACTTGTTGGATTGCCTGGACGGGGCTGCTAGCCAGGCTCTAGCAATGCATGAGAGGGCTGCTAGCCAAGCTTAGCTAGTACGCTTGAGCGTACTAGCGTGGCCAGGCCCGGTGAGTGCGAGGGCGCTCCCGCAATTGGCCAGGCAGATGCAGGCATGATGCTGAGTTTTGCAGAGGTCTAGCTCTGCTCACCTCCGTCTCGTCATTTGACTCACTTGGCGTCTTCCCCTTCCTCACGTCCTCCCCTCCCTATCCATGGCTGCGCCATCGCAGGAGCTCGATTCAGGAAAATATGCTCCGATTCGGGTTTAGAGGATCTAGATCTAGCGCTGGGTAATCAATTTATGTGAAAAACTCTCGATGAGGGCAAGGGGAGACGGAAAGCATGGAGAAGCCACCATGGGCAAGGGGAAGCATGAAGTCGTAGGAGAAAAAGACTATGCTTGGGACAGCGCATCCAAGGACCAAAGCGAGATTTCCCTCTCTTCCTCTTCTGTAGGTCATGTGACTCTGCTTGTGTTCTTGTGAATCTGGTAGGTCCGAACTCCAAAACGTGATTCACCTTTCTATCTCTTTGCAAacgaagtacctgattggattTATGTTGCCTTGCGGATACAGACCAGCGAGAGGATTGAGTGATAGAGCATTCATGGTGCAGTGGTTTATGTGACAAATTTATGTTTCCCTTCTTATAAAATACCAATTTGATGGATTTGTATACGAGAATAAATTTGTGATGCCTTTCAATCTTAGTGTGGCATCAGTGATATTAGTGCATGATTATATAAATTAAGAATAATCATATTAATTTATGCATAGATTGAGGGTAAGTCTACCACTACTAGTTGTGGGTGATTCCACCAGATCTTGCACAGCCAACCAAACAAGTTATTTTGTATTGCCAGATGCAGACCATCTCTTTATGCAACAAACCAAACAAAATCTTACTCTAGCCTAGCTTAGTCAGGCCACACAACCAAACATGGACTCATTGCTTGCCCAACTCTGGCTTGGACTAGTCAGGCTTAGAAATCTAGCCAGGCTAGACTTAGTCcatcaaccaaacacaccctttATGTTTGGTTCTACGTTTCTTTTTCCTTGGGGGTTTATCCTCGTGAGGTGCAAGGGAAGTTGATGCTTGTGCGAGTGAGGCGCAAGGGAAGTTGATGCGTGTGCGAAGATCTGGGACAATCAGAAGATCGTGCTTTTGGCCTAGTTTTAGTAAAGCTCTATTTCTGTTAACTTCATAgacatatactccctccgtctcaaaaAAGTGTCAAATTTGTCAAAAAAGAGTGCTATCGTTAGTTAGCCCTACTTTCCTTGCATGCCGCAAATTTGCATGCAGCACCTCCTAATCAGTCTGCATGTGCAACTATAAATTGGCAACTTGTCCAATGGAATCGGTTAATAATTAGTGCAAATAATTAAGTCATTCTATTTCTCCACTAATATGTTCTAAAAGAACCCAGAGTGACACTTCTTTTTTTGGTACGGGGGAGTATGTTTCTATCCTGTTGGCTTTGTTAGCTCAGTTCTGAATGTTGCTGGTGTCCCCTGTAGTCTGTAAACGAAagtctttttttgtttttgtgatTTGAAAACGAATGTCTATATATGCTAAAAGCAGGGCAATGCCTTTATATAAAAGAGAAGCTTACTGAATTTCAAACTATATTGAAATGTTTGCAAGTTTAAGAAGATCCGTATCAACACGTGCATAGCATAACAGCTAATACCGAATAAATTTTCAATGCTGCACTGGtgtgcatataaatttgtaatatatatatatcatgtttGCGTCAGTTGAAACCAAAATATACATTACTATATATAAAGTTACAAACAGAGCATATGATTTATTAAATGTTACAAGGACAAAGTTTTAATATAATGGGCATGCCCAGTCTAGGCTTCATATGCTCTCCTGCCTGATtcgtttcaagaaaaaaaaaaggcatagACTTGATTCATCACATGCCCAGAACACAACTAAAGAATAATTGCGGCTGCACAGCATTCGACCTCTTGCACAGGGTCACAAAAGAATTCCTACAGAATGTTAACCTCCGTGCCAGGCAAGATCTTTCCATTAAGCTTACTTCTAACAGAAGCTCGACTAGCCAAGAAATCTGAAGCCGTACACCTACAACGACCCAACTTCTTTCTTGGATCTATATTTAAAATCCTTAGGGCAGGGGCATTTTCCACGATATGTGCTAAAAATTCAAGTTGTCCCATAATCCCATTAAACCCTGTAATATGCACTTTCCTTAGATAAGTATATGAATGAGGTGGAAGACTCTGGAGAGTTCCCCATCCCACACCTTCCAAGCAAGACACATCAAACTGAAAGAATTCGATGAAAAAGTATGGTCAGTGTACTTATCATTAAAGATATGTTTATTCTGATGTCAAAATTCATTATCAGTAATTGAAGTTTAAGGgtgtatttattttttttgttaaaaaaatgaaCTTAACGAGACAAGTAGCCTATGAGCTAAGTTTACACTTTAAGCATAAGTGAAATTCATAATGGGTGCCTGTACAAACATGAAGTACATAGCTATGACAATCATAAGCACAACCCTCTGTGAGACTGCAAACAATCTACATGTAACACAAGCTAAAAGCAGTTTACAATATCGGATGGGACCTATCTGTATTAGAGTCCCAATTACATAGGCACAGTACTTCATTATTGGCTTTTCACAAGTCTCCAAACTAAACATGATATTATATGAATTTGCATAGTGTACGCAAGCAAATCTCCTATGTTTAAATAAGAAATAAGcaataaatatgatatattcATATGCATGAGATCACTGCTGACAGGTGCAACCCAGAAAGAGTACTTACATGCACCTCAACCTCCTCAATTAAAGGGGCAGCCCTGAGGAAGGATGCCAGCGAGAGAATATTGTCGCTTTCACCGTAATTTACAACGAGCAACAGCCGTAAAAATCTCAGCTGGGAAAATCTGCCAATGTTTTCCGGTAATAAGGGCATCTGGAAGATAGAAAATTGTCAGATCAAAACTAGAAAGTGAGTTAAAGATTCATAATATGTTGCAACAACATACCTCTAATGGTAGATAATAAGTCTGCAAGGTGAAGTTTTGCACACCTGGGAGCACACTTGGAAGTACACATAGGGCATACTCAAAAGTGATACCATACAAATGAAGTTCTGCTATTTCTAGTTTCTTAACTTCACCAAGGTCAATAGGTAATTGCACCCCATGGTATACAAAAGTTTTGAGATTTTTTGCATGTAATTCTACCTTTTTTATGCTGCAATGCGCAATGCGCAAGTACAGCAAACGGGACAACGGCTGTTTTACCTTCAATTCATCATTGACATGACATCTAATGAAGCTCAACCACTCAAGATTAGCACAACCTGACAGCATGGCATCAAGATCCATTTCAGACACCTCAAATAGATGCAGATCAAGCTTCATCAGGTTTGGGAAACCCCTAAACAGGGAACGTGGTCTGAAGGATATGCAGCTAAGCTTAATATGTTGCATCCGTGATATGGATGCACCATCGAACAATTCAATGGGAAACATGTAGCTATTCTTGACACTGTAGCCATTCTTGACAACCACAAATTCAGCTGGTGCTAAATCCAGAACTAGATTCTTCACAAGTGATGACACGGCAAAACTAATCCAATTGTTCAGATGATCAATTAATATGctctcaaattcaaatttgacctCAAGCTATTCAACCACCTTGCCACGAAGCTGTTGCAACACCGTATTAACACCATCAATGAATTCCATGGTGTAGTTTGGTTTGTTGCAGAAATATCGAGGTCTGCCACATATTGCAATGCAATCAATCCTTAGTTTGGAAGAAATTGTCCACATATGCCTCCACTTACTTGAGAGCACACTGGTCCGAACAACCTCATTGAGCTGTAACTTTGAAAATACCCTGTCTAGCACATCCTGTGGGGCAAAGCAATGATGTCCCATCAACCCCATCCCAAGTTTAGAAATTTAATTTACTCTCAACATCATCTTTAAAGAAGAAAGTTTGTAGCATACCTCCGGCAGGTCTTCAAGTTTAATATTTGGTCGCCACGTTCCATGAGTTGATTGTGCACTTCTGCATGTAAGGTTGTTTCCTTTCCCTATGCTGCACAAGACAATGGCAGGACTTCCATTGGTCTGATGTCATCAGACTAAGATAGCTGAGCAGTCAGCACTGGTACATAATGGAAACTAAAAATGCCATGAGATGAACTATGACAAAGTATGTTAACAATCTGAAAATGCCATAGTAACTCCTTAGTTGAACCCTGAAAAATCTATTGCCCTACATCACCTTAGGACTCACGACAACTTA from Panicum virgatum strain AP13 chromosome 9K, P.virgatum_v5, whole genome shotgun sequence encodes:
- the LOC120650306 gene encoding uncharacterized protein LOC120650306, whose amino-acid sequence is MFPIELFDGASISRMQHIKLSCISFRPRSLFRGFPNLMKLDLHLFEVSEMDLDAMLSGCANLEWLSFIRCHVNDELKVKQPLSRLLYLRIAHCSIKKVELHAKNLKTFVYHGVQLPIDLGEVKKLEIAELHLYGITFEYALCVLPSVLPGVQNFTLQTYYLPLEMPLLPENIGRFSQLRFLRLLLVVNYGESDNILSLASFLRAAPLIEEVEVHFDVSCLEGVGWGTLQSLPPHSYTYLRKVHITGFNGIMGQLEFLAHIVENAPALRILNIDPRKKLGRCRCTASDFLASRASVRSKLNGKILPGTEVNIL